The Papilio machaon chromosome 15, ilPapMach1.1, whole genome shotgun sequence region TTCAAATCATTTTCTACTGCAATCTGATTAATGTTTGCATCATTATTTAGAGTGTAAACAAATCAAAGTTAGCCAACTTCTACGTTGTTAGGAGTTTGATGTTACATAAGGAGTTTAGGCTGTAATTAGTTACAAAAACAGTTAGTATAAATCCTCAGCTTCACATTTAATTGTTCAGGTAAACCTGGGGTTTGCCTGGTGGTATCTGGACCTGGTCTCCTTCACTGCATTGGTGGTATGGCAAATGCCCAAGTGAACTGTTGGCCGTTACTTGTCATTGCTGGCTCTTGCCCAGAAGATCATGAGGGTATAGGCGGTTTCCAGGAGTGGCTTcaggtattattatttacactttaaaagccacaaaaatatgttttcaacaACTTGATACTCTATTGTCTTTAATTTTCTcacattttaaatctttctcacctttgtttaaacaattttcgGCATTCTGGGAATTAATAATTGGGAAGTATAagccattttattatatgttatttattttttttaaataaaaaaagatagataGATCAAATGGCTTCAATATCTTATTGATCGTAAGTAAAAGGTCACTAGCAAACATTTAATCCATGTAACTTTATACCtatatctacatttaaaagattagATAAGCACTTTTGATACCTGTTCACTGTTATTACAATGTGGATAAACAGTTTATTTTCGAATATAGATAACTCAAATAAGCACATTTGATATGTTTtactaaaatgataaataattgtttcaaaaacatgattttttccACACTTTTccataataaattgttaaattaaattcatatttgcATTAATGAAATGCCAAAGCAGTTCTAAATGTGACTAAGAATGGTAAGATACATCAAATAAGTTAAACAACTATCATCAAAAAGGCCAATCGTGGTTTCTTACCACTCGTATTATGAATTGTAACAtggttagttttttaaatataggtgGAGTCGAGCCGTATGTACTGCAAGTACGCGGCACGGCCACCCTCTGGGCGCCTCATCCCACAGCACGTGGAGAAAGCGGTGCGGCTGGCCAGCTCAGGCCGGCCCGGCGTCTCCTACCTCGACATGCCCGCAACACTGCTCACAGTAAATCTATATTTACTACTGGAACCATATTATGGGCTTGTACCATGTTAAGGGGGCTTAAGCCTCGTTACGATGTTTTAGCTGAAAATCACACAGTTTAGATatcagatattaaataaatttattatgaaataattttcatgatTTGGGCGATTTAAGCCGATAtcataattcataaatatgcaatatatttctgttacataattaagtaaaaaaaattatcaagctacgataacaaaaaatatgtacgataatatatattttgttgataCGTAATTTTAAACCCtgttatatgtaattattttgatttcgcatatattaataaaaccgAATTAAAGTTACAAGAGACTTCAATAGctctaaaatatgttatagGCAGAAGCCGAGGAAGACAAAGTCCCACTAGACTATTACACCGCTGGTGCTATAAAGCCTGCCCACCCTGACCCAGCATTGGTGGAGCAGGCGGCGGACTTGCTGGTCAGAGCTGAACGACCACTAGTCATTGTGGGCAAGGGAGCAGCCTCCGCCAGAGCGGAGGAAGCTGTCAGACAACTTGTCGATAATACTAGAATACCGTTCCTGCCTACTCCAATGGGTAAGAATGTATGACTTTTTTACCCTGTTTATTATaagatatgtatgtattaacCATTTCTTTTCCATAGTGAactagagattttttttttgcaattccTTTTCGGAGTATCATGAGGCGCAATAAGTCgagtttgatattattttcaattattggtcgaccgcgacttcgtcaacgcagacaaataaaaaagtagtttacAACATGCCCGCATGCATCAGTTACTCGAGAATTACCTCAAAATCTGCACAACCGTTTCGGATATTAGATTAGTGgacagacagaaaaaaaaaaattgtttttcctTATCAATAGCGTAAAACATCATGTgtacgattttttttcgaCGTTACTGacattcctttttttaatatgtgtaGATGTATTGATAAAGCTTGCAATTTTATGAATCACAAAAaaggttaaattaaaataatttttaatcttgaattaaataaacaatgatttatttatgttgcAAAAACTCAATCTCTATATGTGTTGTGGCTTTAATGAACGACAGTAAAAAATGGAGGATATTAATTCTTAAGACAGTAATAAAGTACGAAATATCACTTAATCAATCTTCTCTAAGTTATTTATCAATACATAAAGATAAGACAGGATTTAACAATGATAagatttgaaatatactaatattataaatgcgaatctccggaacggctcaacggatattaattaaattttttatgtagtaaCATAACATCATGTTGTTAAATACACAAACAGCgataaatccaaaaaaaaacttgaattatgtaaatatcagGATTTGGCATGTACTTTGAACTTcataatatcatttaattaaaagaaatctatTAATATTCATACTGGAATCTGATATGAATATTTGTTgcctaataaaattaaaatgttcatgGTTAAATACAATACACACGAGGTTATAactctttgtaatattttttttagttcgcTTCTAATTACTGGCTACAGGtttatagtttatatattCTCTAGTTTTTctcacatattttaatttcaaagtatCCGCTTTAAATTTACTATCTTCGAAGTAACTTAAAGTTACATACTAAATATGCAAAACtagtaatacaaaaaacattaatgcATAATATCTACAAGTAGCCTTGAATAGTAAATATATCTTTGTACcaatttttaaggaaattacgCAAACGGATGAACATGAAATGgctaaattaaagttatgtgAAGAAAAAGTgcataaaactattattaataaaaaaaaatgtgagccgtcatgggactcctggcagatgtgaaacatcgtgtgtgtacaagtaatatgcataaaagataatattattaaaataaaatatatatgtatacctcagtatagcgtggcgacccgtcgccacaccgtacactctactacacatgaaatatatatatgtataccttagtatagcaTGGCGActcgtcgccacggcaagccttgccacgccaacaattcagtttacaagtgagcctatagatgtttcacatcaaaatattatttatcatctTATTTCGACCGACTATTAGTTTAGGTATGCATGACATTTTGAGCCTTATTCGTTGCTAGGTAAGGGCGTAGTTCCTGATGACTCGCAGTGGTGTGTGTCTGCCGCAAGAACACAGGCACTTCTGCAAGCAGATGTGATATTGTTGTTGGGAGCTCGACTCAACTGGATGCTGCACTTCGGACAGCAGCCGCGGTATGCGCCCAATGTTAAAGTCATACAGGTATGTACTACATAGTCCCTCTCTTTCTCTCTTCTCCTACCACAAGACAAGAGCGAGAGAGATACACTTTCATGAtctttcatgttttttttttattttaattttatttcaagtacaAGTTAAATGTTTAGCAGGTGTTAGGTCACAAggacataatatgtatatcatTATGTACCtcacgtttttaattttataaattttgaatattttactagttaaatatgaatgataaaagtcttaaataaaataaaaaagtgtttctGGTATTTTTCACGTAATAATTCGAATTGAATTCTTTGCACTTCGACTTTTAATAGCCGCGAtgttaaacaataacattgaATGTTCACGAAGTATGCCAAATTTACCAGAAATTGattggttaagaaataaaacttaacttGGTTTAAagggtaatttaaatatttcattcccTATGCTTGAAATGACCAGAATAAAaagactttatttaaaaaaaaacgaaatttactaaatttttcttcttcgattgtatatttaaatctatgaTGTTTTTTCACCAGGTGGATATATCAGCGGAAGAATTAAACAACTCTATAAAATCCGAGGTGGCGGTACATTCCGATATCAAGCCCTTCACTGAAGCACTAACAAAGAAGTTGTCTGAAAAGAAGTTCAGCCTGCAGCCAGCTGGGAACAAATGGTGGCAAACGCTGCAAGACAAACAGAAGAAAAACACACAGTTTGTTGAGGTAACATACAATCCTATGTCTTAACAACCGAAACATAAGCattctttctatttctattatattcCTTTAATTCCGAGAATTACAGATTTgactaaatgtttttataaccgTATTCGTCGACGGAAACCTACGGTAAATTTTAACATGGTCTAAAGATATTgcttatttgtaatattatttatatacatataatgtaacgctattattttaagatagaAATACATGTATATTATCTTTCCAGGCCCAGGCGAACGATAAGTCAGTGCCTCTGAACTATTACGCAGTGTTTAAGACCGTGCAAGCGAACATTCCCAAAGATTCTGTGATAGTGAGCGAGGGCGCCAACACTATGGACATCGGACGCGGGATATTGCTCAACAATCAGCCCAGACATCGGCTGGACGCCGGCACATTCGGAACTATGGGcgtaagtattataaatactgtTTTACAATGGTAAGTCCATACTGTTTTACAAAGGCAAGTCCGCGCTGTTTTACAATGGTAAGTCCATACTGTTTTACAAAGGCAAGCCCGCGCTGTTTTACAATGGTAAGTCCATACTGTTTTACAAAGGCAAGCCCGCGCTGTTTTACAATGGTAAGTCCATACTGTTTTACAAAGGCAAGCCCGCGCTGTTTTACAATGGTAAGTCCATACTGTTTTACAAAGGCAAGCCCGCGCTGTTTTACAATGGTAAGTCCATACTGTTTTACAAAGGCAAGCCCGCGCTGTTTTACAATGGTAAGTCCATACTGTTTTACAAAGGCAAGCCCGCGCTGTTTTACAATGGTAAGTCCATACTGTTTTACAAAGGCAAGCCCGCGCTGTTTTACAATGGTAAGTCCATACTGTTTTACAAAGGCAAGCCCGCGCTGTTTTACAATGGTAAGTCCATACTGTTTTACAAAGGCAAGCCCGCGCTGTTTTACAATGGTAAGTCCATACTGTTTTACAAAGGCAAGCCCGCGCTGTTTTACAATGGTAAGTCCATACTGTTTTACAAAGGCAAGCCCGCGCTGTTTTACAATGGTAAGTCCATACTGTTTTACAAAGGCAAGCCCGCGCTGTTTTACAATGGTAAGTCCATACTGTTTTACAAAGGCAAGCCCGCGCTGTTTTACAATGGTAAGTCCATACTGTTTTACAAAGGCAAGTCCGCGCTGTTTTACAATGGTAAGTCCATACTGTTTTACAAAGGCAAGCCCGCGCTGTTTTACAATGGTAAGTCCATACTGTTTTACAAAGGCAAGCCCGCGCTGTTTTACAATGGTAAGTCCATACTGTTTTACAAAGGCAAGCCCGCGCTGTTTTACAATGGTAAGTCCATACTGTTTTACAAAGGCAAGCCCGCGCTGTTTTACAATGGCAAGTCCGCACTGTATTAGAACGGCAAGTCCATACTGTTTTACAAAGTCAAGTTCGTATTGTTTTAACATGGCAAGTCCATATTGCTTTACACTGACAAGTCTAGTACTATTTTACAAAGGCAAGTCCATACTGTTTTACAAAGTCATGTTCGTATTGTTTTACCAAGGCAAGTCCGCATGTTTTACCGTAGCAAGCCTTTGATATTTTGTGGTTATGAATATGATTTTttgatttgtattataaagtaaatattttatgaaatgtaattGTATAATTCAGGTGGGTCCCGGGTTCGCGGTGGCGGCGGCCATGTGGTGCCGGGACCATGCGCCCAACAAGAGAGTCATCTGTGTAGAGGGAGACTCGGCTTTTGGATTTTCTGGTCAGTATAAGTTTCAAATTGATAATctgataatttgttttagatttataCAATACCAAAGCACTTTCTTGTTATAGGTATGGAAATCGAGACAATGTTCCGTTACAAATTACCggtgataataattattgtgaaCAATAACGGCATTTACAGCGGCTTCGACAAAAACACGATGAAAGAATTTCAGTCTTACGGCGATGTTACGCAGaggtaaatttattattttaacgtcCAAGAACTTgtaaaaacatactttttttatattacaaggtggcaacgagcaagcggccacatgagttcgccgaaatggcgaagcgaccgctgcccattgacatttacaattgcagatgcgttgcctaccctcaatcgacgaaggaggagacgcacaaaaagagaatatttaaccttcctatgcatctcctccattaaatccacctccccttcccatcctttccttataagaaaaggggtggaAAGAGAAagatgactaaaattagacctgaTTAGATACTGTCTCACCCATACATATTAATCTTTTGGGAAAaacataaatctatatatataaaagaaagtcgtgttagttacactatttacaactcaagaacggctgaatcgatttgactgaaaattggtgggcaggtagcttagaaccaggaataggacataggataatttttaccccgttttctattttattttccgcgcggacggagtcgcgggtaaaagctagtattagatagaaggaaaaataaaattggtgGTATCCCGCAAGTTCCTTGTTTGTCCTTTGTAATagattttgacaggacttttAATGGaaagtagcttatgtattAAGCaagagtaacataggctatatttttatttcatcctAAAGTTGCAAGCGatagctatttttttatatatatgatattggaatttaatgtttattattacagCACTCCTCCTACAGCGTTAAGTCCTGAAGTGCGCTATGAGAAAATGATGGAAATGTTCGGAGAGACAGGACATCTTTGTCGCACGGTGGAAGAAATTGAGTCAGCTATCAAAAAAGCTGTGTCAGTAGTTGACAAGCCGAGTATCATTAATATCCTGATAAATCCGCAGTCCAACAGGAAGCCACAAACTTTTAATTGGCTCACCGAGTCTAAactgtgataattttttactaaattttatattatttttgtaagcagaaagttttatatgaatgttataaacatattttctgttttaatttctaGATATTTTTGTTGACAAAGATAAATGACATAATTTGCACAATTTGAGAAAGGTATTTTGGGTATTTGGGATTAGcaaaataagaatttttgatccgtaatattttacacatatttttgaagaaatacgatttatcttaaatatgaagaaatattattatgaattagAAAAACATGGGGTTTTAAAACCTTAGAATTGTaatcatttattaaagaaaaagatgTTCCTAATTCATTCAAGTTTTCTCAATGACTGCaacttttagaaataaaaaacatttttggtgCGAAgttgttttcaattaattttttatttacttttctaaaattatttttgttggaAGcgggatattttaaaataaaaaacaggtATATTTGTTGATATTGTCTGTAATTGAATTACTTATGTCACATCACATGTATGTATATGgtgaacttaaaaatatttattaaatacaatttataaactaaatccctgtattattattttaactctgTTAGCAAATTAATCTGCTGTGTTGTCTGTCCAAAGCAAATTAACATTGTTGTGGTTTCATATCTTGCTGAGACATCCAATCAAAAAATTCTCTATCACAGTTTGTGCTGAAACaataagagtttttttttttacaataaaacaaatcttaataatattataaatgaaaatgtttagatgggtgcatgtttgtttgaaggtatctccggaacggcttcatggatctcactgaaatttggcatagatgtagaacatagtctggaagaacacatactttGGTTAAGCTAatgtaaaaaacttaaacctTAAATTATTGTGTACTTATTGATTCCGAACATAAgtagtaaatttttacaaagcattttttttttttcagtatttaattaaatattaacctaCATACCCAGTTTGCAGTTGTTGGTAATGGTTAAGGTGTAAGCATCTTGATCATAATCATTGGTAAGAGTGAGGTCAGCACCTCGGATGAGGAGTTCATTGCAAGTGTAGGGAAAGTCTGCTGCCGCTGCATACATGAGAGCTGTACTACCAGactgtaaagtaaataatttattacacacAAATAAGAAtctataatatttcttttcaattttagGATATCActcacaattttaaatattactgtaGGCATAGTGCACATGAGTAATCATTTAAAACTTACAAGtagattgtatttttaaaaattcatgttAAACGAATATCCtttttagttttgtattaaGAGAAACAAACATTCAGTGGCAAGATGGATGGAATATAaacaagaattaaaatttctcaCATCATCCTGTATGTCAGCGTCAGCACCTTCATTCAAAAGAAATTTCACAACCTCGTGGTGCCCCCCGGCTGCAGCCAGGTGTAATGCCGTCTCCCCCTCCGGACCCCGCATGTTAACATTGGC contains the following coding sequences:
- the LOC106707335 gene encoding 2-hydroxyacyl-CoA lyase 1 isoform X1, producing MLLRNLARLPFRRSFHVSSKLNQAMGIDGNNILAESLKKQGVEYVFGIVGIPVIETSLAFQAAGLKYIGMRNEQAACYAAQAVGYLTGKPGVCLVVSGPGLLHCIGGMANAQVNCWPLLVIAGSCPEDHEGIGGFQEWLQVESSRMYCKYAARPPSGRLIPQHVEKAVRLASSGRPGVSYLDMPATLLTAEAEEDKVPLDYYTAGAIKPAHPDPALVEQAADLLVRAERPLVIVGKGAASARAEEAVRQLVDNTRIPFLPTPMGKGVVPDDSQWCVSAARTQALLQADVILLLGARLNWMLHFGQQPRYAPNVKVIQVDISAEELNNSIKSEVAVHSDIKPFTEALTKKLSEKKFSLQPAGNKWWQTLQDKQKKNTQFVEAQANDKSVPLNYYAVFKTVQANIPKDSVIVSEGANTMDIGRGILLNNQPRHRLDAGTFGTMGVGPGFAVAAAMWCRDHAPNKRVICVEGDSAFGFSGMEIETMFRYKLPVIIIIVNNNGIYSGFDKNTMKEFQSYGDVTQSTPPTALSPEVRYEKMMEMFGETGHLCRTVEEIESAIKKAVSVVDKPSIINILINPQSNRKPQTFNWLTESKL
- the LOC106707335 gene encoding 2-hydroxyacyl-CoA lyase 1 isoform X2; translated protein: MGIDGNNILAESLKKQGVEYVFGIVGIPVIETSLAFQAAGLKYIGMRNEQAACYAAQAVGYLTGKPGVCLVVSGPGLLHCIGGMANAQVNCWPLLVIAGSCPEDHEGIGGFQEWLQVESSRMYCKYAARPPSGRLIPQHVEKAVRLASSGRPGVSYLDMPATLLTAEAEEDKVPLDYYTAGAIKPAHPDPALVEQAADLLVRAERPLVIVGKGAASARAEEAVRQLVDNTRIPFLPTPMGKGVVPDDSQWCVSAARTQALLQADVILLLGARLNWMLHFGQQPRYAPNVKVIQVDISAEELNNSIKSEVAVHSDIKPFTEALTKKLSEKKFSLQPAGNKWWQTLQDKQKKNTQFVEAQANDKSVPLNYYAVFKTVQANIPKDSVIVSEGANTMDIGRGILLNNQPRHRLDAGTFGTMGVGPGFAVAAAMWCRDHAPNKRVICVEGDSAFGFSGMEIETMFRYKLPVIIIIVNNNGIYSGFDKNTMKEFQSYGDVTQSTPPTALSPEVRYEKMMEMFGETGHLCRTVEEIESAIKKAVSVVDKPSIINILINPQSNRKPQTFNWLTESKL